In Promicromonospora sp. Populi, one genomic interval encodes:
- the hemC gene encoding hydroxymethylbilane synthase: MPIRLGTRASALATTQSGLVARRLEELTGRPVELVHIKTEGDVRTGSLATLGGTGVFVTALREALLDGRCDVAVHSLKDLPTAPAPGLTFVTPEREDPRDALCARDGLTLATLPHGGQVGTGSPRRAAQIRAARPDLDVVDIRGNVGTRLNRALGPDADLDAVVLAYAGLARLGRTEVISETLAVDVVSPAPGQGALAVEVRTADIVSDGGSAARVPELAEAIHLLDHRPTRLAVLAERSVLARLEAGCAAPVGAFATLRPGAVKGAGAVLSLRAVVAAVDGSEQMSRSAEALLSPDVAPEVLDAAARALGASVAEHLLADGAERLAPLSATVPEKA; the protein is encoded by the coding sequence GTGCCGATCCGGCTCGGCACGCGTGCGAGCGCCCTCGCCACCACCCAGAGCGGTCTGGTGGCCAGGCGCCTGGAGGAGCTGACCGGTCGGCCGGTCGAGCTGGTGCACATCAAGACCGAGGGCGACGTGAGGACGGGAAGCCTCGCGACCCTCGGCGGCACGGGTGTCTTCGTGACGGCTTTGCGCGAGGCGCTGCTCGACGGCCGCTGCGACGTCGCCGTCCACTCCCTGAAAGACCTACCGACCGCCCCCGCGCCCGGCCTCACCTTCGTGACGCCCGAGCGTGAGGACCCGCGCGACGCCCTGTGCGCCCGCGACGGGCTCACCCTGGCGACGCTCCCGCACGGCGGACAGGTCGGCACCGGGTCGCCCCGACGGGCAGCCCAGATCCGCGCCGCCCGGCCGGACCTGGACGTCGTCGACATCCGAGGCAACGTCGGCACCCGGCTCAACCGGGCACTCGGCCCCGACGCCGACCTCGACGCCGTTGTGCTCGCCTACGCGGGCCTCGCGCGCCTGGGCCGCACCGAGGTGATCAGCGAGACGCTCGCCGTCGACGTTGTTTCCCCGGCACCCGGGCAGGGCGCGCTCGCCGTGGAGGTGCGCACGGCCGACATCGTGTCCGACGGCGGCAGCGCCGCTCGCGTGCCCGAGCTGGCCGAGGCGATCCATCTGCTGGACCACCGGCCGACCCGCCTCGCGGTCCTCGCCGAGCGCTCCGTGCTGGCCCGGCTGGAGGCCGGCTGCGCCGCCCCGGTCGGTGCGTTTGCCACGTTGCGCCCTGGAGCTGTCAAAGGGGCCGGCGCCGTCCTCTCGCTGCGCGCCGTGGTGGCCGCCGTGGACGGTTCGGAACAGATGTCGCGCAGCGCGGAGGCGCTGCTCTCCCCGGACGTCGCCCCCGAGGTGCTCGACGCCGCCGCCCGCGCGCTGGGCGCCTCGGTCGCCGAGCACCTGCTGGCCGACGGCGCAGAGCGGCTCGCCCCGCTGAGCGCGACGGTCCCGGAGAAGGCGTGA
- a CDS encoding NAD(P)/FAD-dependent oxidoreductase, producing MPVSEDAEATDAVVVGAGIGGLVAAHTLAARGLRVVVLEAADRAGGPIQGGAFGSLPDVPVDLGAESFAVRGGVVEQLAEELGLTVEAPAGLTAWGWAAGRGFPLPAAGVLGIPSRPWAADVRRAIGWPGVLRGSLDRLLPARFVDTANLGTFARSRLGSRVADRLVTPVAAGVHSAPLDRLDVAAVAPGLLDAYTRTGSLSRAVASLRAAAPAGSAVRGIDGGVHALVDALVERLDVRLGTRVVGVEREVGDAGWLVRIDDGRVLRAPRLVLATRTEFGPLLGADAQIGRLHRDRSINRPISVQPTDLDVVGAQETELAPAPSPGLAPPPAPERGADIRLVTLLLEAPELDAAPRGSGMLVAPGAARGDVRTTSGNVRATSGHVRTVPDGVRAKALTHATAKWPWLARRVRAAVGPGWHVVRLSYGRVGEPTPEPTAEEAARDASALLGIDLTGRVRDSLHQRWDGALPPPTPAYRAAIQQFEAAVLAEPGLDVTGGWIAGTGLAAIVGHARRTAARLGEPGTAATF from the coding sequence GTGCCCGTGAGCGAGGACGCCGAGGCGACCGACGCCGTTGTGGTCGGGGCCGGGATCGGCGGGCTCGTCGCGGCGCACACGCTCGCGGCGCGCGGGTTGCGCGTCGTCGTGCTGGAGGCGGCCGACCGGGCCGGCGGGCCGATCCAGGGCGGTGCGTTCGGATCGCTGCCGGACGTTCCCGTGGACCTGGGCGCGGAGTCGTTCGCGGTGCGCGGCGGCGTCGTCGAACAGCTGGCCGAGGAGCTCGGGCTGACCGTCGAGGCGCCCGCCGGGCTGACCGCCTGGGGCTGGGCGGCAGGGCGCGGGTTCCCGCTGCCCGCCGCCGGGGTGCTGGGCATCCCCTCGCGGCCGTGGGCGGCGGACGTGCGGCGCGCGATCGGCTGGCCGGGTGTGCTGCGCGGCTCGCTGGACCGGCTGCTGCCGGCGCGGTTCGTCGACACGGCCAACCTCGGGACGTTCGCCCGGTCGCGGCTCGGGTCCCGGGTGGCGGACCGGCTGGTCACGCCGGTCGCGGCCGGGGTGCACTCGGCGCCGCTCGACCGGCTCGACGTCGCCGCCGTCGCGCCCGGGCTGCTCGACGCGTACACGCGGACCGGCTCGCTGTCGCGGGCCGTGGCGTCGCTCCGGGCGGCGGCGCCCGCTGGTTCGGCGGTGCGCGGGATCGACGGCGGGGTCCACGCGCTGGTGGACGCACTGGTGGAACGGCTAGACGTCCGGCTGGGGACGCGGGTAGTCGGCGTCGAGCGCGAGGTTGGTGATGCCGGCTGGCTGGTGCGCATCGACGACGGCCGCGTCCTGCGCGCGCCGCGGCTGGTGCTCGCCACCCGCACCGAGTTCGGTCCTTTGCTGGGCGCTGATGCCCAGATCGGTCGGTTGCACCGAGATCGGTCCATCAACCGACCGATCTCGGTGCAACCGACCGATCTCGACGTAGTGGGCGCGCAAGAGACCGAACTCGCGCCCGCGCCGTCCCCGGGCCTGGCGCCGCCGCCTGCTCCCGAGCGCGGCGCGGACATCCGCCTGGTCACGCTGCTCCTGGAGGCGCCCGAGCTGGACGCGGCGCCGCGCGGCTCGGGGATGCTCGTGGCCCCGGGCGCGGCGCGGGGCGATGTGCGCACGACGTCGGGCAACGTACGCGCGACGTCTGGACATGTACGCACGGTGCCGGACGGCGTACGCGCCAAGGCACTGACCCACGCGACCGCCAAGTGGCCGTGGCTAGCCCGGCGGGTGCGCGCCGCCGTCGGGCCGGGATGGCACGTGGTGCGACTGAGTTACGGCCGCGTCGGCGAGCCGACGCCGGAGCCCACCGCCGAGGAGGCCGCCCGCGACGCGTCGGCGCTGCTGGGCATCGACCTGACCGGCCGCGTGCGGGACAGCCTGCACCAGCGCTGGGACGGGGCCCTGCCTCCGCCGACGCCGGCCTACCGGGCCGCGATCCAGCAGTTCGAGGCGGCCGTCCTGGCCGAACCGGGCCTCGACGTCACGGGCGGCTGGATCGCGGGCACGGGCCTCGCTGCGATCGTCGGCCACGCCCGGCGCACGGCGGCACGGCTCGGGGAGCCCGGTACTGCGGCAACGTTCTGA
- the hemB gene encoding porphobilinogen synthase: protein MTVSSSGIVYRPRRLRATPGMRRLVAETRLHPADLVQPLFVKEGLAEPAPLTSMPGQVQHTEESLVEAVRAAKDAGLGGVMLFGIPTVKDGSGSQADATDGILQRALRASRAVLDEGLAPGAPTPVLMADTCLDEFTDHGHCGVLTSTGAVDNDATLARYASMAVAQARAGADVISPSGMMDGQVAMIRDALDDADLIDTSILAYSAKYASAYFGPFREAVDSELKGDRKTYQMDFANGREGLREADLDLAEGADMVMVKPAGSYLDVLRAVADRSDVPVAAYQVSGEYAMIEAAGANGWIDRDRAVLESVTSIKRAGADVILTYWALEIAEWIK from the coding sequence ATCACAGTGAGCTCCAGCGGGATCGTCTACCGACCGCGTCGGCTGCGCGCCACACCTGGCATGCGCCGCCTGGTCGCCGAGACCCGGCTGCACCCGGCCGACCTGGTGCAGCCGCTCTTCGTCAAGGAAGGGCTGGCCGAGCCCGCGCCGCTGACGAGCATGCCCGGGCAGGTGCAGCACACCGAGGAGTCGCTGGTCGAGGCGGTACGGGCCGCGAAGGACGCGGGGCTGGGCGGCGTCATGCTGTTCGGCATCCCGACGGTCAAGGACGGATCAGGTTCGCAGGCCGACGCCACGGACGGGATCCTGCAGCGGGCGCTGCGAGCCTCCCGCGCCGTGCTCGACGAGGGGCTCGCGCCGGGCGCCCCGACTCCGGTGCTGATGGCCGACACGTGCCTGGACGAGTTCACCGATCACGGGCACTGCGGCGTGCTGACGTCCACAGGGGCTGTGGACAACGACGCGACCCTCGCCCGATACGCCTCCATGGCGGTGGCGCAGGCGAGAGCGGGCGCGGACGTGATCTCGCCGTCGGGCATGATGGATGGCCAGGTAGCGATGATCCGCGACGCCCTGGACGACGCCGACCTCATCGACACGAGCATCCTGGCCTACAGCGCGAAGTATGCGAGCGCGTACTTCGGCCCGTTCCGGGAGGCCGTCGACTCGGAGCTCAAGGGCGACCGCAAGACCTACCAGATGGACTTCGCCAACGGCCGGGAAGGACTCCGCGAGGCCGACCTGGACCTCGCCGAGGGCGCCGACATGGTGATGGTGAAGCCCGCAGGTTCCTACCTGGACGTGCTGCGCGCCGTCGCCGACCGGAGCGACGTGCCGGTGGCCGCGTACCAGGTCTCGGGCGAGTACGCGATGATCGAGGCGGCCGGCGCGAACGGCTGGATCGACCGGGACCGGGCCGTCCTGGAGTCGGTGACGAGCATCAAGCGGGCGGGCGCGGACGTGATCCTGACGTACTGGGCCCTGGAGATTGCGGAGTGGATCAAGTGA
- a CDS encoding uroporphyrinogen-III synthase has product MTEQVPPAAGTSGTNEAPGTAGRPDILVARDPERAAGLLALLRERGLDPVAAPVIERAPVEDPAELDAARDRLAVGAYAWVALTSVNAVDALLGAGQDAPVASARWAAVGPATQRALTERGVAVDLVAAVATGAGLAEAFPAAPGVPTTGADRDTAPRVLLPLGNLASGTLRAGLEAKGWVVDVVTAYRTVARELPPELRRLYDVVVVASGSAARQVAAQLGPQRVVAIGEPSAGTARAVGHTVLAIAENPTDAALADAVTTALVVHDQLDREVSQ; this is encoded by the coding sequence GTGACCGAGCAGGTCCCCCCTGCGGCCGGGACCTCCGGAACGAACGAAGCTCCCGGAACCGCCGGGCGACCCGACATACTCGTCGCCCGCGACCCGGAGCGGGCCGCCGGACTCCTCGCGCTGCTCCGCGAGCGCGGCCTCGACCCGGTCGCCGCACCGGTCATCGAGCGGGCGCCCGTCGAGGACCCGGCGGAGCTCGACGCCGCCCGCGACCGCCTCGCCGTCGGCGCGTACGCCTGGGTGGCGCTCACCAGCGTGAACGCCGTTGACGCCCTGCTCGGGGCCGGTCAGGACGCCCCCGTCGCCTCGGCCCGGTGGGCCGCCGTCGGACCGGCGACGCAGCGCGCACTGACCGAGCGCGGTGTCGCCGTGGACCTGGTCGCTGCCGTCGCGACCGGCGCCGGGCTCGCCGAGGCGTTCCCCGCCGCGCCAGGCGTCCCCACGACGGGCGCCGACCGCGACACCGCGCCCCGGGTACTGCTCCCGCTCGGGAACCTCGCTTCCGGCACGCTGCGCGCCGGCCTCGAAGCCAAGGGGTGGGTCGTCGACGTCGTCACGGCCTACCGGACGGTCGCCCGCGAGCTGCCCCCGGAGCTCCGGCGGTTGTACGACGTCGTGGTGGTCGCCTCCGGCTCGGCCGCCCGCCAGGTCGCGGCCCAGCTGGGCCCGCAGCGCGTTGTGGCCATCGGGGAGCCGTCGGCCGGCACAGCACGAGCCGTCGGGCACACCGTGCTGGCAATCGCCGAGAATCCGACGGACGCGGCCCTGGCCGACGCCGTCACCACTGCCTTGGTTGTGCACGACCAACTAGATCGAGAGGTATCACAGTGA
- the hemE gene encoding uroporphyrinogen decarboxylase has product MKSTTITPAHPLADGRTSAAPLVQALRGERPARTPVWFMRQAGRSLPEYREVRKGTGMLEACLRPDLAAEITLQPVRRHGVDAAVFFSDIVVPLKLAGVGVDIAAGVGPVMDQPYRTADDVARLTSRTLDSAALDPIREAVALTVAELGSTPLVGFGGAPFTLAAYLVEGRPSRDHLAARTLMHADPATWDALVTWTADLTGAFLRAQVEAGASAVQLFDSWAGSLSLADYTSRVAPSSTRALAHVADAGVPAIHFGTGTGHLLPAMRSVLVSAGLVDHAVGIDYRTPLDEAAELLPGVPLQGNIDPALLAAPWDVLEAHVRDVVSRGLAAPGHVVNLGHGVPPETDPTVLTRVVELVHSL; this is encoded by the coding sequence GTGAAGTCCACCACGATCACCCCTGCTCATCCGCTCGCCGACGGGCGGACCTCTGCCGCACCCCTGGTGCAGGCCCTGAGGGGTGAACGTCCTGCCCGCACGCCTGTCTGGTTCATGCGCCAGGCCGGCCGCTCCCTGCCCGAGTACCGCGAGGTACGCAAGGGCACCGGGATGCTGGAGGCCTGCCTGCGGCCCGATCTTGCGGCCGAGATCACCCTCCAGCCCGTCCGGCGGCACGGGGTCGACGCCGCCGTCTTCTTCTCCGACATCGTGGTGCCGCTCAAGCTGGCCGGGGTCGGCGTCGACATCGCGGCCGGCGTGGGTCCCGTGATGGACCAGCCGTACCGCACCGCCGACGACGTCGCCCGGCTCACGTCCCGCACCCTGGACTCCGCTGCTCTCGACCCGATCCGGGAGGCCGTTGCCCTGACGGTCGCGGAGCTGGGGTCCACGCCGCTCGTCGGGTTCGGCGGGGCGCCGTTCACGCTCGCCGCGTACCTCGTGGAGGGCCGGCCGTCGCGCGACCACCTGGCCGCACGCACCCTGATGCACGCCGACCCCGCGACGTGGGACGCGCTCGTGACGTGGACCGCGGACCTCACCGGGGCGTTCCTCCGGGCGCAGGTCGAGGCGGGAGCGAGCGCGGTGCAGCTGTTCGACTCCTGGGCCGGGTCGCTCTCGCTCGCGGACTACACGTCGCGGGTAGCGCCGTCGTCGACCCGGGCCCTGGCCCACGTCGCGGACGCCGGCGTGCCCGCCATCCACTTCGGTACCGGCACCGGGCACCTGCTGCCCGCCATGCGCTCGGTCCTGGTCTCCGCGGGCCTGGTGGACCACGCGGTGGGCATCGACTACCGGACGCCGCTCGACGAGGCCGCGGAGCTGCTGCCCGGCGTCCCCCTGCAGGGGAACATCGACCCCGCGCTGCTGGCCGCGCCGTGGGACGTGCTGGAGGCGCACGTGCGGGACGTGGTCTCCCGCGGGCTGGCGGCGCCGGGTCACGTGGTGAACCTCGGCCACGGTGTGCCGCCGGAGACCGACCCGACGGTGCTCACGCGCGTGGTCGAGCTGGTGCACTCGTTGTGA
- the hemL gene encoding glutamate-1-semialdehyde 2,1-aminomutase: MTEPVPVEAQALRRAPEANHAAFLRAQRAIPGGVNSPVRAYGSVGGDPRFLASARGPYVTDVAGREYVDLVCSWGPALLGHAHPDVVAAVQEAAGRGLSFGAPTLGEVDLAEEIRRRVPAAERVRLVSTGTEATMTAIRLARGFTGRPLIIKFAGCYHGHVDALLAEAGSGVATLALPGSAGVTEAAAAETLVLPYNDLAAVETAFAQRGSEIAAVITEAAPANMGVVPPAEGFNEGLRRITAAHGALFVLDEVLTGFRVGPAGWWGLENDAIRAAGGEGYTPDLFTFGKVIGGGMPVAALGGAASIMDYLAPLGPVYQAGTLSGNPVAVASGLTTLQLADDAVYSRVNEVSRVLSSAVGEALTAAGVEHRVQHAGSLFSVFFGPLAAVTGVHDYAQAKAQETFRYTALFHTMLEAGVNLPPSVFEAWFVSAAHDDAAVSRILDALPDAARSAAAARP; the protein is encoded by the coding sequence GTGACCGAACCGGTACCCGTCGAGGCCCAGGCCCTGCGCCGTGCTCCGGAAGCGAACCACGCGGCGTTCCTGCGCGCGCAGCGCGCGATCCCGGGCGGGGTGAACTCGCCGGTCCGCGCGTACGGGAGCGTGGGCGGCGACCCGCGGTTCCTCGCCTCGGCGCGCGGCCCGTACGTCACCGACGTGGCGGGGCGCGAGTACGTGGACCTGGTCTGCTCGTGGGGTCCGGCGCTGCTGGGCCATGCGCACCCCGACGTCGTCGCAGCCGTGCAGGAGGCCGCCGGCCGTGGCCTGTCGTTCGGCGCGCCGACCCTCGGCGAGGTCGACCTCGCGGAGGAGATCCGACGCCGGGTGCCGGCCGCCGAGCGTGTCCGCCTGGTGTCCACCGGCACCGAGGCGACGATGACGGCGATCCGCCTGGCGCGCGGGTTCACCGGCCGGCCGCTGATCATCAAGTTCGCCGGCTGCTACCACGGGCACGTGGACGCGCTGCTGGCCGAGGCCGGTTCGGGTGTGGCCACGCTCGCGCTGCCGGGTTCGGCGGGCGTCACCGAGGCCGCCGCGGCCGAGACCCTGGTGCTGCCCTACAACGACCTCGCGGCCGTCGAGACGGCGTTCGCGCAGCGTGGCTCCGAGATCGCCGCGGTCATCACCGAGGCGGCGCCCGCGAACATGGGCGTGGTGCCGCCAGCCGAGGGCTTCAACGAGGGCCTGCGGCGGATCACGGCGGCGCACGGCGCGCTGTTTGTCCTGGACGAGGTGCTCACAGGTTTCCGCGTGGGCCCGGCCGGCTGGTGGGGGCTGGAGAACGACGCCATCCGGGCCGCCGGCGGCGAGGGCTACACGCCCGACCTGTTCACGTTCGGCAAGGTCATCGGCGGCGGAATGCCGGTGGCGGCGCTCGGCGGCGCGGCGTCGATCATGGACTACCTGGCGCCGCTGGGGCCCGTGTACCAGGCGGGCACGCTTTCCGGTAACCCCGTGGCGGTCGCCTCGGGCCTGACCACGCTGCAGCTGGCCGACGACGCCGTGTACTCCCGGGTGAACGAGGTCTCGCGGGTGCTCTCCAGCGCCGTCGGGGAGGCCCTGACCGCGGCGGGCGTGGAGCACCGCGTGCAGCACGCGGGGTCGCTGTTCTCGGTGTTCTTCGGCCCGCTGGCTGCCGTGACCGGCGTGCACGACTACGCGCAGGCCAAGGCGCAGGAGACCTTCCGGTACACCGCCCTGTTCCACACGATGCTGGAGGCTGGGGTCAACCTGCCGCCGTCGGTCTTCGAGGCCTGGTTCGTCTCCGCCGCGCACGACGACGCCGCGGTGTCCCGGATCCTCGACGCGCTCCCGGACGCGGCGCGCTCGGCCGCCGCGGCAAGGCCGTAG
- a CDS encoding glutamyl-tRNA reductase yields MVLLSLTASHRELDLDALERLSTGSSSVGRVVVRTCGPVAGAVVISTCNRFELYLDVDAPLSGDSVRHATRHVAELVADASGVTGDVAARSFTVRTGPEVTEHLFAVASGLDAMVVGEREIAGQVKRSLAEAREQETTSKTLELLFQTASRTSKRVGTDTELGSAGRSVVALALDLAERELPPWDGTRAVLIGTGSYAGASVAALRARGCDDIRVYSQSGRAEIFAESHGVQPAASLVEALADADLVVSCSGARGRLPAARDEPEAEPERLADVVAGNFGGPTTLPRGLMGEDAPEASLGHVLDAAALVRARERAADRAGDEPEPRPLVILDLALHRDVDPRVADVEGVLLFDLATLKARAPAVAHDVVAQAQGIVDAAARRFEETRLGREADAAVVALLDEAEVRAVAEIAADVARLTDELAARDQPAPDESDVEAIARDVRRRVHAELHDKIVAIRARATAEARAAEAALVQGAEALTAEASAQRDAGPSQRR; encoded by the coding sequence GTGGTTCTCCTCTCCCTCACCGCCAGCCACCGCGAGCTCGACCTCGACGCGCTGGAACGCCTGTCCACGGGTTCGTCGTCAGTGGGTCGCGTTGTCGTTCGCACGTGCGGCCCCGTCGCGGGCGCCGTGGTGATCTCGACGTGCAACCGCTTCGAGCTCTACCTGGACGTGGATGCGCCGCTGAGCGGCGACAGCGTGCGGCACGCGACGCGGCACGTGGCCGAGCTGGTCGCAGATGCTTCAGGGGTGACCGGCGACGTCGCCGCCCGCAGCTTCACCGTCCGCACCGGACCGGAGGTCACCGAGCACCTGTTCGCCGTGGCGTCGGGCCTGGACGCGATGGTGGTGGGCGAACGCGAGATCGCCGGCCAGGTGAAGCGCTCGCTGGCGGAGGCCCGCGAGCAGGAGACGACGTCCAAGACCCTTGAGCTGCTGTTCCAGACGGCGTCGCGCACGTCCAAGCGCGTCGGCACCGACACGGAGCTGGGCTCGGCGGGCCGGTCGGTCGTCGCGCTCGCGCTGGACCTCGCCGAGCGCGAGCTGCCGCCGTGGGACGGCACGCGTGCCGTGCTGATCGGCACCGGCTCGTACGCCGGCGCGTCCGTCGCGGCGCTGCGGGCGCGCGGCTGCGACGACATCCGCGTCTACTCGCAGTCCGGGCGTGCCGAGATCTTCGCCGAGTCGCACGGTGTGCAGCCGGCGGCCTCCCTCGTCGAAGCGCTCGCCGACGCCGACCTGGTGGTCAGCTGCAGCGGCGCCCGGGGCCGTCTGCCCGCCGCGCGGGACGAGCCGGAGGCGGAGCCCGAGCGGCTCGCCGACGTCGTGGCCGGGAACTTCGGCGGCCCGACGACGCTGCCGCGCGGCCTGATGGGCGAGGACGCCCCCGAGGCGAGCCTCGGCCACGTGCTCGATGCCGCCGCGCTGGTCCGGGCGCGGGAGCGCGCCGCCGACCGGGCAGGCGACGAGCCGGAGCCCCGTCCGCTCGTGATCCTCGACCTCGCCCTGCACCGCGACGTCGACCCGCGGGTGGCCGACGTCGAGGGTGTGCTGCTCTTCGACCTCGCGACGCTGAAGGCGCGTGCGCCCGCGGTGGCGCACGACGTCGTCGCGCAGGCGCAGGGGATCGTGGACGCCGCCGCCCGGCGGTTCGAGGAGACCCGCCTCGGTCGTGAGGCCGACGCCGCGGTGGTCGCCCTGCTGGACGAGGCCGAGGTCCGGGCAGTGGCCGAGATCGCCGCCGACGTCGCCCGGCTGACCGACGAGCTGGCCGCACGCGACCAGCCCGCTCCCGACGAGTCCGACGTCGAAGCGATCGCCCGCGACGTACGCCGGCGCGTGCACGCCGAGCTGCACGACAAGATCGTCGCGATCCGGGCCAGGGCGACCGCTGAGGCCCGCGCTGCGGAGGCCGCGCTGGTGCAGGGTGCCGAGGCTCTGACGGCCGAAGCGTCCGCCCAGCGAGACGCCGGTCCGTCGCAACGCCGATAA